One window from the genome of Oncorhynchus gorbuscha isolate QuinsamMale2020 ecotype Even-year unplaced genomic scaffold, OgorEven_v1.0 Un_scaffold_50:::fragment_2:::debris, whole genome shotgun sequence encodes:
- the LOC124018405 gene encoding ubiquitin carboxyl-terminal hydrolase 37-like isoform X2: MELLGLPNIGNTCFLNATLQCLLVLPSFSKEILRQEQLWSFSPFSNLLRCLSDVHRSGLPDSGANQASKADLMWKVKYSLSGYDLKYLGDTQQDAHKLLVNMLCQLKEEGMILKTLGVNYTCPVSQLEFQLVSVRTCTSCGRESSTREDYNHLSLDFSSERTLLSSLALTFKREKVEFTCAGCKGLHASKVEQFHTLPLVLVLHLKRFGGPGGLEKLEAPLLFPSELRLSTFCGDTVPPLHSANPQALTNQTPNIQVSIPQTLASQVSNPPGEAKDSALCCSEAASEVSEWLLPADWRSLSFGRLRKLRALH; this comes from the exons ATGGAACTTCTTGG GTTGCCTAACATTGGCAACACTTGCTTCCTAAACGCCACCCTGCAGTGCCTCCTGGTCCTGCCTTCCTTCTCAAAGGAAATCCTACGCCAGGAACAACTCTGGagcttctcccccttctccaaccTGCTCAG GTGTCTGTCTGATGTGCACCGTTCGGGTCTACCTGACAGTGGCGCAAACCAGGCCTCAAAAGCAGACCTCATGTGGAAGGTCAAGTACTCCTTGTCGGGATATGATTTGAAGTATCTGGGGGACACGCAACAG GACGCACACAAGTTACTTGTGAATATGCTGTGCCAGCTGAAGGAGGAGGGCATGATTCTGAAGACACTCGGGGTGAACTATACCTGCCCTGTTTCCCAGCTGGAGTTCCAGCTTGTCTCAGTGCGCACATGTACCAG CTGTGGGCGCGAGTCGTCCACCAGAGAGGACTACAATCACCTCTCATTGGACTTCAGCTCTGAGCGCACCTTGCTAAGCAGCCTTGCACTCACTTTCAAA AGAGAAAAGGTTGAATTCACATGTGCAGGCTGCAAGGGCCTCCACGCCTCAAAGGTGGAGCAGttccacacactgcctct TGTGCTGGTTCTGCATCTGAAGAGGTTTGGAGGACCTGGGGGGTTGGAGAAGCTGGAGGCTCCTCTTTTGTTTCCTTCGGAGCTGAGGCTCTCCACCTTCTGTGGGGACACGGTGCCACCCCTGCACAGTGCCAACCCACAGGCCCTCACCAACCAGACCCCCAATATTCAGGTGTCCATCCCCCAGACCCTCGCCAGCCAAGTCTCCAACCCACCCGGAGAGGCCAAAGATAGCGCCCTCTGCTGTTCAG AAGCAGCCAGTGAAGTCAGTGAATGGCTACTACCAGCTGACTGGCGTAGTCTCTCATTTGGGAGGCTCCGCAAACTCCG GGCACTACATTAG
- the LOC124018405 gene encoding ubiquitin carboxyl-terminal hydrolase 37-like isoform X1 has protein sequence MELLGLPNIGNTCFLNATLQCLLVLPSFSKEILRQEQLWSFSPFSNLLRCLSDVHRSGLPDSGANQASKADLMWKVKYSLSGYDLKYLGDTQQDAHKLLVNMLCQLKEEGMILKTLGVNYTCPVSQLEFQLVSVRTCTSCGRESSTREDYNHLSLDFSSERTLLSSLALTFKREKVEFTCAGCKGLHASKVEQFHTLPLVLVLHLKRFGGPGGLEKLEAPLLFPSELRLSTFCGDTVPPLHSANPQALTNQTPNIQVSIPQTLASQVSNPPGEAKDSALCCSDSNDQEPGKVLWTASVKQPVKSVNGYYQLTGVVSHLGGSANSGHYISDILNASGNWFCCNDSQVSMSNEATVLRTRARSAYLLFYMFRAGEH, from the exons ATGGAACTTCTTGG GTTGCCTAACATTGGCAACACTTGCTTCCTAAACGCCACCCTGCAGTGCCTCCTGGTCCTGCCTTCCTTCTCAAAGGAAATCCTACGCCAGGAACAACTCTGGagcttctcccccttctccaaccTGCTCAG GTGTCTGTCTGATGTGCACCGTTCGGGTCTACCTGACAGTGGCGCAAACCAGGCCTCAAAAGCAGACCTCATGTGGAAGGTCAAGTACTCCTTGTCGGGATATGATTTGAAGTATCTGGGGGACACGCAACAG GACGCACACAAGTTACTTGTGAATATGCTGTGCCAGCTGAAGGAGGAGGGCATGATTCTGAAGACACTCGGGGTGAACTATACCTGCCCTGTTTCCCAGCTGGAGTTCCAGCTTGTCTCAGTGCGCACATGTACCAG CTGTGGGCGCGAGTCGTCCACCAGAGAGGACTACAATCACCTCTCATTGGACTTCAGCTCTGAGCGCACCTTGCTAAGCAGCCTTGCACTCACTTTCAAA AGAGAAAAGGTTGAATTCACATGTGCAGGCTGCAAGGGCCTCCACGCCTCAAAGGTGGAGCAGttccacacactgcctct TGTGCTGGTTCTGCATCTGAAGAGGTTTGGAGGACCTGGGGGGTTGGAGAAGCTGGAGGCTCCTCTTTTGTTTCCTTCGGAGCTGAGGCTCTCCACCTTCTGTGGGGACACGGTGCCACCCCTGCACAGTGCCAACCCACAGGCCCTCACCAACCAGACCCCCAATATTCAGGTGTCCATCCCCCAGACCCTCGCCAGCCAAGTCTCCAACCCACCCGGAGAGGCCAAAGATAGCGCCCTCTGCTGTTCAG ATTCAAATGACCAGGAACCAGGGAAAGTGCTGTGGACAGCCTCAGTG AAGCAGCCAGTGAAGTCAGTGAATGGCTACTACCAGCTGACTGGCGTAGTCTCTCATTTGGGAGGCTCCGCAAACTCCG GGCACTACATTAGTGACATCTTGAATGCAAGTGGAAACTGGTTCTGCTGTAACGACAGCCAAGTGTCAATGTCCAATGAAGCCACTGTGCTGAGGACCAGAGCCCGGAGTGCTTACCTGCTCTTCTATATGTTCAG GGCAGGAGAGCATTAG